A part of Coleofasciculaceae cyanobacterium genomic DNA contains:
- a CDS encoding SDR family NAD(P)-dependent oxidoreductase, with protein sequence MRLKKKIALITGAGSGIGRSTAMCFAAEGAIIMAADINETEAVITQELIEQAGGKCRALAFDVSKELEVKDAIALTVSMFGRLDIMHNNAGISIIKPTTEITEADLNRLIGINFKGVFFGCKHAIAQMVKQQEGVIINTASELAIVGQPLYSAYCGTKGAVIAMTRALSAEWAKQGIRVNALCPGPINTPMLQAEFNLATNPKVEAQAAVDSIPAGKLGTPEEIAKVALFLASDNAQFVHGAAIMVDGGKTII encoded by the coding sequence ATGAGGCTAAAAAAGAAAATTGCTCTGATTACTGGGGCAGGCTCGGGAATTGGTCGATCTACTGCTATGTGTTTTGCAGCAGAAGGAGCGATTATTATGGCAGCAGATATTAATGAAACTGAAGCTGTAATTACTCAAGAATTAATTGAGCAAGCAGGGGGAAAATGTCGGGCTTTAGCTTTTGATGTCAGTAAAGAGCTAGAAGTTAAGGATGCGATAGCTCTTACTGTATCGATGTTTGGTCGATTGGATATCATGCACAACAATGCAGGAATATCTATTATTAAACCTACTACTGAAATTACCGAAGCGGATTTGAATCGTTTAATTGGAATTAATTTTAAAGGAGTCTTTTTTGGCTGCAAACACGCGATCGCTCAAATGGTAAAACAGCAAGAAGGCGTAATTATTAATACGGCATCAGAACTGGCGATCGTTGGTCAACCCCTATACAGTGCTTATTGTGGAACTAAAGGGGCAGTAATTGCCATGACTAGAGCTTTATCGGCAGAATGGGCAAAACAAGGAATTAGGGTTAATGCTCTTTGTCCAGGCCCTATTAACACGCCTATGTTACAGGCAGAATTTAATTTAGCAACTAACCCTAAAGTGGAAGCTCAAGCTGCGGTTGATTCTATTCCCGCAGGAAAGCTGGGTACTCCAGAAGAAATTGCGAAAGTTGCCTTGTTTTTGGCTAGTGATAATGCTCAGTTTGTTCACGGCGCAGCAATTATGGTAGACGGAGGGAAGACAATTATTTAG
- a CDS encoding ABC transporter ATP-binding protein, translating into MTSLPTNVVTNSQQSLRELDSVEPKLQVCNLSKSFAKIKDSRKQLLVLDRINLNIYPNEFTCIVGSSGCGKSTLLNIIAGLLPPSKGKVIIDGTELLGPGANRGMVFQNYTLFPWLTVAQNIGFGLKLKKISKAERREIISYYLEIIGLTQFANAYPKQLSGGMKQRVAIARALANKPEILLLDEPFGALDAQTKEQMQEFLYDLWDKTHITLLMITHDVEEAIFLSKKIYIMSAHPGRIEKSINIDLPTQRKLDIKLTGEFIEHKRQVLQALR; encoded by the coding sequence ATGACTTCTTTACCCACTAATGTTGTTACCAATTCTCAACAGAGTTTGAGAGAATTAGATTCTGTTGAGCCAAAATTACAAGTGTGTAATCTCTCCAAAAGCTTTGCAAAGATTAAAGATAGTCGTAAACAACTATTAGTGTTAGATCGGATTAATCTAAATATTTACCCTAATGAATTTACCTGTATCGTTGGCTCTTCTGGCTGTGGAAAATCGACTTTGCTTAATATTATTGCCGGGTTATTGCCTCCTTCCAAAGGAAAGGTAATAATTGATGGTACAGAATTATTAGGGCCTGGGGCAAATCGGGGAATGGTGTTTCAAAATTACACCTTATTTCCTTGGCTTACCGTAGCTCAAAACATTGGCTTTGGTCTGAAGCTCAAAAAAATATCTAAAGCCGAACGTAGAGAAATTATTAGCTATTATCTCGAAATTATTGGTTTAACTCAGTTTGCCAATGCCTATCCCAAGCAGCTTTCTGGAGGGATGAAACAGCGTGTAGCGATCGCCCGTGCTTTAGCCAATAAACCAGAAATATTGTTGTTAGATGAGCCTTTTGGGGCTTTAGATGCCCAAACAAAAGAGCAAATGCAGGAGTTTTTGTACGATCTCTGGGATAAGACTCACATTACTCTGTTGATGATTACCCATGATGTGGAAGAAGCAATCTTTCTCTCGAAGAAAATATATATTATGTCGGCACACCCAGGGAGAATTGAAAAGTCAATTAACATCGATTTACCAACCCAACGTAAGTTAGATATTAAACTTACAGGGGAGTTTATTGAACATAAACGTCAGGTACTTCAGGCACTTCGTTAG
- a CDS encoding isochorismatase family cysteine hydrolase has product MTDFNLDNNSTALLIIDLQADVFHGGALQLVGTDKVLPRAKQVLAAAREMNLPVIHTQEVHRKEMVDFGRELDGAEPVHCLETWAGTDFHPELYPRDGEYALAKRRYSCFFGTDLEILLRGLKVDTLVVIGTLTNVCVHYTVAEAHQRDYHFYVIEDCCAGSDWDAHEAALKAMQYLQRDALITTQVFVDAASVSVQPV; this is encoded by the coding sequence ATGACTGACTTTAATTTAGACAACAATTCTACAGCACTGCTAATTATCGATCTACAGGCTGATGTTTTCCATGGGGGCGCATTGCAACTAGTGGGAACAGATAAGGTTTTACCCAGAGCTAAACAGGTATTAGCAGCAGCTAGAGAAATGAATTTACCCGTCATTCACACCCAAGAAGTCCATCGTAAAGAAATGGTGGACTTTGGTAGAGAATTAGACGGTGCAGAACCCGTTCACTGTTTAGAAACTTGGGCTGGTACAGATTTTCATCCCGAATTGTATCCCCGCGATGGAGAATATGCGCTCGCCAAGCGTCGCTATAGTTGCTTTTTCGGTACGGACTTAGAAATTTTACTGCGGGGCTTGAAGGTAGATACTTTAGTAGTCATAGGTACATTAACCAATGTTTGCGTTCACTACACTGTTGCCGAGGCTCATCAAAGAGATTATCACTTTTATGTAATTGAAGACTGTTGTGCGGGTTCTGATTGGGATGCTCATGAAGCTGCTTTAAAAGCCATGCAATATCTCCAGCGAGATGCTCTAATTACCACTCAGGTATTCGTTGATGCTGCAAGTGTTTCGGTTCAACCTGTTTAA
- a CDS encoding ABC transporter permease, which translates to MNKPPSSYLRPSVFWSIRQGFPTWLKLLLTIIALIIPLTIWSSLSYNELVNPQFLPTPTAVLQAGIEMFRSEDLIVDIIASFGRVLAGFLLAAIVGIPLGILMGTFKSMESLFGSFVGVVRYMPIAAFMPLIVLWAGLGEISKILIIFLGIVFYNAIMIADAVKFIPNEILNAAYTLGANRVNLLFRVILPAAIPSIIDTLRVNVAGAWNFLVISELIAAQNGLGFKIIYSQRFLNTDKVLFCILIIGIIGLLLDYSFKVLYRLALPWAE; encoded by the coding sequence ATGAATAAACCACCATCATCCTATTTGCGACCTTCAGTTTTTTGGAGTATTCGCCAGGGTTTTCCAACTTGGTTAAAGTTATTGCTAACTATAATTGCTCTAATTATACCTTTAACTATTTGGTCGTCCCTCAGCTACAACGAACTAGTTAATCCTCAGTTTTTACCTACCCCAACAGCAGTATTGCAAGCTGGTATTGAAATGTTTAGATCGGAAGATTTGATCGTCGATATTATTGCCAGTTTTGGTCGGGTTTTAGCTGGTTTTCTGTTAGCTGCAATTGTAGGAATTCCTTTAGGGATTTTGATGGGAACTTTTAAAAGCATGGAGAGCTTATTTGGTTCATTTGTAGGTGTGGTGCGCTATATGCCTATCGCTGCTTTTATGCCTTTGATTGTTCTCTGGGCGGGTTTGGGAGAAATTTCCAAGATATTAATTATTTTCCTCGGCATTGTTTTCTACAACGCTATTATGATTGCCGATGCGGTTAAGTTTATACCCAATGAAATACTCAACGCAGCATATACTTTGGGGGCAAATCGAGTAAATTTGCTGTTTCGGGTAATTTTACCTGCTGCTATTCCCAGTATTATCGACACTTTGAGAGTTAATGTAGCGGGGGCGTGGAACTTTTTGGTAATTTCAGAACTGATTGCAGCCCAAAATGGTTTGGGTTTTAAGATTATTTATTCTCAAAGGTTTTTAAATACTGACAAGGTTCTGTTTTGTATTCTAATTATTGGAATTATCGGTTTGCTACTAGATTATAGTTTTAAAGTGCTTTATCGACTGGCATTACCTTGGGCGGAATAA
- a CDS encoding ABC transporter substrate-binding protein, with the protein MISNKKRLSRRTTIKFMAGLAGGLLVHSVTPSIAQSSPMKMTLGGVTWIGLTPFYIAQEKGFFVENGLDVNLQIFGANTDYISAFLANRIDGVISSVTSETVLMADKGKEFKVVMVQDNSQGGDGILARNSVTDIANFKGKKVAVEQGAVSHFFLLQVLKQAGLTDKDITIINADAATAAAAYQAGNVDIASSYAPFLTQANSAQPDGRIIYDSSKMPSAISDFYSFSSEYIEANPEAVEVFIAGIAKALSFIETNREEAIAIAAAKLEVTPEALNADLAGIGLPGVETNIEMLTDVNSDLYILNSLNAMGNFLVSQGQIKTVPDLATLIEPKFIQSFQANN; encoded by the coding sequence ATGATTTCAAACAAAAAACGGTTATCTCGGCGTACAACAATTAAATTTATGGCTGGATTAGCTGGAGGGTTGCTTGTACACAGTGTCACTCCTTCTATAGCTCAATCTTCGCCGATGAAAATGACATTAGGAGGGGTGACTTGGATTGGATTAACTCCCTTTTATATTGCACAAGAAAAAGGCTTTTTTGTCGAAAATGGTCTTGATGTAAATTTACAGATTTTTGGCGCAAATACAGATTATATATCGGCATTCTTGGCAAATAGAATTGATGGAGTTATCTCTTCTGTTACTTCTGAAACTGTACTTATGGCAGACAAAGGAAAAGAATTTAAAGTTGTCATGGTTCAAGATAATTCCCAAGGAGGAGACGGAATTTTAGCCCGTAATAGTGTAACGGATATTGCAAATTTTAAAGGTAAAAAAGTAGCTGTAGAACAGGGTGCGGTGAGTCATTTTTTCTTGTTACAGGTATTAAAGCAAGCAGGATTAACCGATAAAGATATTACAATTATTAATGCTGATGCAGCCACCGCAGCAGCAGCTTATCAAGCGGGTAATGTAGATATTGCCAGTAGTTATGCACCATTTTTAACTCAGGCAAACTCCGCTCAACCTGACGGTAGAATTATTTACGATTCTTCTAAAATGCCTAGCGCAATCTCCGATTTTTATAGTTTTAGTAGCGAGTACATCGAAGCCAACCCCGAAGCAGTAGAAGTATTTATAGCAGGTATTGCTAAAGCCCTTAGTTTTATCGAAACAAATCGAGAAGAAGCGATCGCGATCGCAGCAGCTAAACTAGAAGTAACTCCCGAAGCTTTGAATGCGGATCTAGCAGGAATTGGGCTACCTGGAGTAGAAACTAACATCGAAATGTTGACCGATGTTAATAGCGATCTTTATATCTTGAATTCTCTCAATGCAATGGGAAATTTTCTGGTTTCTCAGGGACAAATTAAAACTGTTCCCGATCTGGCAACACTTATTGAACCCAAATTTATTCAATCTTTTCAGGCAAATAATTAA